One genomic window of Aquisalimonas sp. 2447 includes the following:
- the rimK gene encoding 30S ribosomal protein S6--L-glutamate ligase has protein sequence MNIVILSRNRKLYSTRRLVEAGEERGHTMRVVDPLRCYMNISSHKPEIHYQGEVLEMPDAVIPRIGASVTFYGTAVVRQFEMMGVFPLNESVAISRSRDKLRSLQLLARKGIGLPVTGFGYSPDDNQDLINLVGGAPLVVKLLEGTQGRGVVLAETNKAAESVIDAFRGLNAYFLTQEYIREANGADIRCFVVGDKVVGAMIRQAKDGEFRSNVHRGGSVRAIRITPEERSTAVRAARIMGLNTSGVDIMRSNHGPVVLEVNSSPGLQGIEKATNKDIAASVIQFLEKSGRKGKTRTRGKG, from the coding sequence ATGAATATCGTCATTCTCTCGCGCAACCGCAAGCTGTACTCCACCCGGCGCCTGGTGGAGGCCGGGGAGGAGCGCGGGCACACCATGCGTGTGGTGGACCCGCTGCGCTGCTACATGAACATCAGCTCCCACAAGCCGGAGATCCACTACCAGGGCGAAGTCCTGGAGATGCCGGACGCGGTGATTCCGCGCATCGGCGCCTCCGTCACCTTCTACGGCACGGCGGTGGTCCGGCAGTTCGAGATGATGGGCGTGTTCCCCCTGAACGAATCCGTGGCCATCAGCCGCTCGCGGGACAAGCTGCGCTCGCTGCAGCTGCTGGCCCGCAAGGGCATCGGCCTGCCGGTGACCGGCTTCGGCTACTCACCGGACGACAACCAGGACCTTATCAACCTGGTGGGCGGCGCGCCGCTGGTGGTCAAACTGCTGGAGGGCACCCAGGGCCGCGGGGTGGTGCTGGCGGAGACGAACAAGGCGGCGGAGAGCGTGATCGACGCCTTCCGCGGCCTCAACGCCTACTTCCTCACCCAGGAGTACATCCGCGAGGCCAACGGCGCGGACATCCGCTGTTTCGTGGTGGGCGACAAGGTGGTGGGCGCGATGATCCGCCAGGCGAAGGATGGCGAGTTCCGCTCCAACGTCCACCGCGGCGGCAGCGTGCGCGCCATCCGCATTACGCCGGAGGAGCGCTCCACGGCGGTCCGCGCGGCCCGCATCATGGGCCTGAACACCTCGGGTGTGGACATCATGCGCTCTAACCACGGGCCGGTGGTGCTGGAAGTAAATTCATCTCCCGGCCTGCAGGGCATCGAGAAGGCGACAAACAAGGACATCGCCGCCTCCGTCATCCAATTCCTGGAGAAGAGCGGGCGCAAGGGGAAGACAAGGACGCGCGGCAAGGGGTAA
- a CDS encoding RimK/LysX family protein produces MRKPVSKLTVGWREWAGLPDLDVPEIKIKVDTGALTSALHAIHVHRFTEDERPRVTFEIHPFQRRSHPTIRCTADLVGERQVTSSTGHQEYRPVIRTSILLAGISWPIDLTLTNRDSMGFRMLLGRRAMRRRLLVNPSASFLCGPPTDPDRTT; encoded by the coding sequence ATGCGTAAACCCGTCTCCAAGCTGACCGTCGGCTGGCGCGAGTGGGCCGGGCTCCCGGACCTGGACGTCCCGGAGATCAAGATCAAAGTCGACACCGGCGCGCTCACTTCGGCGCTGCACGCCATCCATGTCCACCGTTTCACCGAGGATGAACGGCCCCGCGTCACCTTCGAGATCCACCCGTTCCAGCGCCGCAGTCACCCGACCATCCGCTGCACGGCGGATCTCGTGGGTGAGCGCCAGGTCACCAGTTCCACGGGGCACCAGGAGTACCGCCCGGTGATCCGCACCAGCATCCTGCTCGCGGGTATAAGCTGGCCCATCGACCTGACCTTGACGAATCGCGATAGCATGGGCTTTCGTATGCTGCTCGGCCGGCGCGCCATGCGCCGCCGGCTACTGGTCAACCCATCCGCCTCGTTCCTCTGCGGTCCGCCCACGGACCCGGACCGAACCACCTGA
- the glyA gene encoding serine hydroxymethyltransferase: MFNQDMNIASFDPELWDAMQKETVRQEEHIELIASENYASPRVMEAQGSVLTNKYAEGYPGKRYYGGCEFVDEAERLAIERAKQLYGADYANVQPHSGSQANAAVYLALASPGDTILGMSLDHGGHLTHGAKVNFSGKIFNAVQYGLDPETGEIDYQQVDALAQEHKPKIIVAGFSAYSRVVDWARFREIADKVGAYLVVDMAHVSGLIAAGVYPNPVPYADACTTTTHKTLRGPRGGLIVARENPEITKKFQSLIFPGTQGGPLMHVIAGKAVAFKEALEPEFKDYQQRVVDNARAMAATVKERGFDVVSGGTDNHLFLIDLVSRGLTGKDADAALGEAHITVNKNTVPNDPQSPFVTSGLRIGTPAITTRGFDVEDAKQLAHWICDVLDNITDADTIASVREKVKEICARKPVYKG; encoded by the coding sequence ATGTTCAACCAAGACATGAACATCGCCAGCTTTGATCCCGAACTCTGGGATGCCATGCAGAAGGAGACTGTGCGTCAGGAAGAGCACATCGAACTGATCGCCTCCGAGAACTACGCCAGCCCGCGCGTGATGGAAGCTCAGGGCAGTGTGCTTACCAACAAGTATGCCGAGGGCTATCCCGGCAAGCGCTACTATGGTGGCTGTGAATTCGTCGACGAGGCCGAGCGTCTGGCGATCGAGCGCGCCAAGCAGCTCTACGGCGCCGATTACGCCAACGTGCAGCCGCACAGCGGCTCCCAGGCCAACGCTGCGGTCTACCTGGCCCTGGCCTCCCCGGGTGACACCATTCTGGGCATGAGCCTGGACCACGGTGGCCACCTGACCCACGGCGCCAAGGTCAACTTCTCCGGCAAGATCTTCAACGCCGTGCAGTACGGTCTGGATCCGGAAACCGGCGAGATCGACTACCAGCAGGTGGACGCACTCGCCCAGGAGCACAAGCCGAAGATCATCGTTGCCGGCTTCTCCGCCTACTCCCGCGTGGTGGACTGGGCCCGCTTCCGCGAGATCGCCGACAAGGTGGGCGCCTATCTGGTTGTGGACATGGCTCACGTCTCCGGGCTCATCGCCGCCGGCGTGTACCCCAACCCGGTGCCGTATGCCGATGCCTGCACCACCACCACCCACAAGACCCTGCGCGGCCCCCGCGGTGGCCTGATCGTCGCCCGCGAGAACCCGGAGATCACCAAGAAGTTCCAGTCGCTGATCTTCCCGGGCACCCAGGGTGGCCCGCTGATGCACGTCATCGCCGGCAAGGCCGTGGCCTTCAAGGAGGCCCTGGAGCCGGAGTTCAAGGACTACCAGCAGCGGGTGGTGGACAATGCCCGGGCCATGGCGGCCACGGTCAAGGAGCGCGGTTTCGACGTGGTCTCCGGCGGCACCGACAATCATCTGTTCCTGATCGATCTGGTCTCCAGGGGCCTCACCGGCAAGGATGCGGACGCCGCCCTGGGCGAGGCGCACATCACCGTGAACAAGAACACGGTGCCCAACGATCCCCAGTCGCCGTTCGTTACCTCCGGTCTGCGTATCGGCACCCCCGCCATCACCACCCGCGGGTTCGATGTCGAGGATGCCAAACAGCTGGCCCACTGGATCTGCGACGTGCTGGATAACATCACCGACGCCGACACCATTGCCTCGGTGCGGGAGAAGGTGAAGGAAATCTGCGCGCGCAAGCCGGTCTACAAGGGCTGA
- the nrdR gene encoding transcriptional regulator NrdR — protein MRCPYCQAQDTRVIDSRLAREGDQVRRRRECGQCGERFTTFESAELLMPRMVKQDGTREPFDEDKLRTGMLRSLEKRPVDTERVEAAIHRIIRNIRAQGEREVPSRNVGEWVMEELRELDKVAFVRFASVYRSFEDVSAFREVIEGLEDSSSSPSSSS, from the coding sequence ATGCGCTGCCCGTACTGCCAGGCGCAGGATACCCGGGTGATCGACTCGCGCCTCGCGCGGGAGGGTGACCAGGTCCGTCGGCGCCGGGAGTGCGGGCAGTGCGGCGAGCGCTTCACCACCTTCGAGTCGGCGGAACTGCTGATGCCGCGCATGGTGAAGCAGGACGGCACCCGCGAGCCCTTCGACGAGGACAAGCTGCGTACCGGCATGTTGCGGTCGCTGGAGAAGCGGCCGGTGGATACCGAGCGGGTGGAAGCGGCCATTCACCGCATCATCCGGAATATCCGTGCCCAGGGCGAGCGGGAAGTGCCGAGCCGCAACGTCGGCGAGTGGGTCATGGAAGAGCTGCGCGAGCTGGACAAGGTGGCCTTCGTGCGCTTTGCGTCGGTCTACCGCAGTTTCGAGGACGTCAGCGCCTTCCGTGAAGTCATCGAGGGGCTCGAGGACTCGTCCTCCTCCCCCTCGTCTTCTTCCTAG
- the ribD gene encoding bifunctional diaminohydroxyphosphoribosylaminopyrimidine deaminase/5-amino-6-(5-phosphoribosylamino)uracil reductase RibD, which translates to MSSDAFSAEDHQWMAHALRLAERGVMTARPNPRVGCVIVRDGECVGEGWHARTGEAHAEVHALRAAGAEARGAIVYVNLEPCSHFGRTPPCCDALLEAGVAEVVVAMRDPNPAVAGNGLERLRQGGVRVREGLLEPGALVLNAGFARRMLRRRPWVRCKLAASLDGRTAMASGESRWITGAAARADVHRWRARSCAIVTGSGTVRADDPALTVRDVTGAAEIPPPLRVVLDSGLTTPPHARLLAEPGPVLILTASEDNERRAALEAAGAEVERIASRDGVLDLEAVLELLAGRQVNEVLVESGPTLAGAFLGGGWVDEFIVYQAPHLMGHQARPLLQLPGLETMAGRRQLTLLDVRRVGDDIRIMARPEPVAGEG; encoded by the coding sequence ATGAGCAGTGATGCCTTCAGCGCCGAGGATCACCAGTGGATGGCCCACGCGCTGCGGCTGGCCGAGCGAGGGGTCATGACCGCGCGCCCCAACCCGCGTGTCGGCTGCGTGATCGTGCGTGATGGGGAGTGTGTCGGTGAGGGCTGGCATGCCCGCACCGGTGAAGCCCACGCGGAGGTGCATGCCCTGCGCGCAGCCGGTGCTGAAGCACGCGGTGCCATCGTTTATGTCAACCTTGAGCCCTGTTCCCATTTCGGCCGCACGCCGCCGTGTTGCGATGCGCTGCTGGAGGCAGGCGTTGCCGAAGTGGTTGTTGCCATGCGGGACCCGAACCCGGCGGTGGCCGGTAACGGCCTGGAGCGGCTGCGCCAGGGTGGCGTCCGTGTTCGTGAGGGGCTGCTTGAGCCCGGTGCCCTGGTGTTGAATGCCGGCTTTGCCCGGCGGATGCTGCGGCGGCGCCCCTGGGTGCGTTGCAAGCTCGCCGCCAGCCTGGATGGCCGTACCGCCATGGCCTCCGGTGAGAGCCGCTGGATCACCGGCGCCGCCGCTCGGGCGGACGTCCACCGCTGGCGCGCGCGATCCTGCGCCATTGTCACCGGCAGCGGCACAGTGCGCGCGGACGATCCGGCGCTCACCGTGCGTGACGTGACCGGTGCCGCGGAGATTCCACCGCCCCTGCGGGTGGTGCTGGATTCCGGTCTGACGACACCGCCGCATGCGCGCCTGCTGGCCGAGCCCGGCCCGGTCCTGATCCTCACCGCCAGCGAGGACAACGAGCGGCGGGCTGCCCTGGAGGCCGCGGGAGCCGAGGTAGAGCGAATTGCCTCCCGGGATGGCGTGCTGGATCTGGAGGCCGTGCTGGAACTGCTGGCCGGGCGACAGGTCAACGAGGTGCTGGTGGAGTCCGGCCCCACCCTGGCAGGGGCGTTCCTGGGTGGTGGCTGGGTGGATGAGTTCATCGTCTACCAGGCGCCGCATCTCATGGGCCATCAGGCGCGGCCGCTGCTGCAGCTGCCGGGGCTGGAGACCATGGCCGGTCGCCGGCAGCTGACGCTGCTGGACGTGCGGCGGGTGGGTGACGATATTCGTATCATGGCTCGGCCCGAGCCGGTCGCAGGAGAAGGCTGA
- a CDS encoding riboflavin synthase — protein MFTGIIQAMGTIGARERRGDDVRLEVAAADLGLADVAVGDSIAVNGVCLTAVRIDDGGFGADVSVETLDRTSLGQLDIGSAVNLEKALTPSTPLGGHLVSGHVDGLGTVEERYQDGRSWRFRFRAPDRLARYIAEKGSICIDGVSLTVNGVDGACFDVNIVPHTMDVTRFGGYRPGQSVNLEVDVIARYLERLMLGDEAATPGAGGITREFLARNGFRAD, from the coding sequence ATGTTTACTGGGATCATCCAGGCCATGGGGACCATCGGCGCCCGCGAGCGCCGGGGTGACGACGTCCGCCTGGAGGTTGCGGCTGCGGACCTGGGGCTGGCGGACGTTGCAGTCGGCGACAGCATCGCCGTCAATGGTGTCTGCCTCACGGCGGTGCGCATCGACGACGGCGGCTTCGGCGCGGATGTGTCCGTGGAGACCCTGGACCGGACCAGCCTGGGGCAGCTGGACATCGGCAGCGCGGTGAACCTGGAAAAGGCCCTGACACCGTCGACCCCGCTGGGGGGGCACCTGGTCAGTGGCCACGTGGATGGTCTCGGCACGGTGGAGGAGCGCTATCAGGACGGCCGCTCCTGGCGTTTCCGTTTTCGCGCCCCCGACCGCCTGGCACGCTACATCGCGGAGAAGGGTTCCATCTGTATCGACGGTGTCAGCCTGACGGTGAACGGCGTGGACGGCGCCTGCTTCGACGTCAATATTGTCCCGCACACCATGGACGTTACGCGCTTCGGCGGGTATCGTCCCGGCCAGTCGGTGAACCTGGAAGTGGACGTTATTGCCCGTTACCTGGAGCGCCTCATGCTCGGCGACGAGGCGGCCACGCCCGGGGCAGGTGGCATCACCCGCGAGTTTCTCGCCCGTAACGGCTTCCGCGCCGACTGA